A stretch of the Candidatus Bathyarchaeota archaeon genome encodes the following:
- the tgtA gene encoding tRNA guanosine(15) transglycosylase TgtA translates to MTLELDNFEVQYKDLLGRIGELKTKSGVIETPHMFPVINPLIQPIAPEVIKKEFKINAVMVNAYLLKKNFGSEAVSRGVHKFINFDGIISTDSGAYQALIYGEIKASPEEMVEFQEAIKTDVAIILDVPTGYDENREKAEWTVKETLRRADLSLKIIKEKNILWIGPIQGGIHLDLVSLCAKEMSKKPFSIYALGSPTKIMEHYLFDKLIEMIMTAKMNLPLNKPLHLFGAGHPMIFALAVACGCDIFDSAAYAIFARKGKYLTESGTLDVNELEYFPCSCKACSNYNPKEFKLLSKNEQEKILAEHNLWICQEEIKRIKQAILNGRLWEFLEIKARAHPSVMEAFRKISKYKIFLEKHSPSIKRKGLFYFGDEGLSRPEIIRYKLRLEKNYIKPRKWSILVLFPTPKEKPFYRNWIVTKILKENYKAHICFYLTPFGLIPIELSDVYPISQMEVALPLGKEAIENSISEVEKYISRCNYSRILLILPESEDLEKFKNDCKKICKNKRVKFKSIKIKEILSEGDLKRILKSIKA, encoded by the coding sequence ATGACGTTAGAATTGGATAATTTTGAGGTTCAATATAAAGATTTGCTTGGTAGAATTGGAGAATTAAAAACTAAATCAGGCGTTATAGAAACCCCCCATATGTTTCCAGTGATTAATCCTTTAATTCAACCTATAGCACCAGAGGTTATAAAGAAAGAGTTTAAAATTAACGCGGTAATGGTTAATGCATATTTATTAAAGAAGAATTTTGGTAGCGAAGCTGTATCAAGAGGAGTTCACAAGTTTATAAATTTTGATGGTATAATCTCCACCGATTCTGGCGCATATCAAGCTTTAATTTATGGAGAGATAAAAGCTTCGCCAGAAGAAATGGTGGAATTTCAAGAAGCTATAAAAACTGATGTAGCTATTATTCTTGATGTTCCAACAGGTTACGATGAAAATAGAGAGAAAGCTGAGTGGACTGTAAAAGAAACTTTAAGAAGAGCAGATTTATCGCTGAAAATTATAAAAGAAAAAAATATTTTATGGATTGGTCCAATTCAAGGGGGAATACATTTAGATTTAGTAAGTTTATGCGCTAAAGAGATGAGTAAAAAACCATTTTCCATTTACGCTTTAGGTAGCCCAACTAAAATTATGGAACACTACTTGTTCGATAAGCTTATAGAAATGATTATGACAGCTAAAATGAATCTTCCATTAAATAAACCTTTGCATTTATTTGGAGCAGGACACCCAATGATTTTTGCTTTAGCTGTTGCTTGTGGTTGCGATATTTTTGATTCAGCAGCTTACGCTATATTCGCTAGAAAGGGAAAGTACTTAACTGAAAGTGGCACTTTAGATGTTAATGAATTAGAGTATTTTCCATGTTCATGCAAAGCTTGCTCTAATTATAACCCTAAAGAGTTTAAATTGCTTTCTAAAAATGAGCAGGAAAAAATTTTAGCGGAGCATAACTTATGGATTTGCCAAGAAGAAATTAAACGTATAAAACAAGCTATTTTAAATGGAAGGTTATGGGAGTTTTTAGAGATTAAAGCTAGAGCACATCCATCAGTTATGGAAGCTTTTAGGAAGATTTCTAAATATAAAATTTTTTTAGAAAAGCATAGTCCTTCAATTAAGAGAAAGGGCCTTTTCTATTTTGGCGATGAAGGACTTTCGAGACCGGAAATAATTAGATATAAGCTTCGATTAGAAAAGAATTATATTAAGCCTAGAAAATGGAGTATCTTAGTTCTTTTTCCAACTCCCAAAGAAAAACCTTTTTACCGAAATTGGATTGTAACAAAAATTTTAAAGGAAAATTATAAAGCTCATATATGCTTTTATTTAACGCCATTTGGTTTAATTCCAATAGAGTTAAGTGATGTTTACCCAATTTCTCAAATGGAGGTGGCTTTACCTCTAGGTAAAGAAGCCATAGAAAATTCTATAAGCGAGGTTGAAAAATACATTTCTAGATGCAACTACAGTAGAATATTGCTTATACTTCCAGAGAGCGAAGATTTGGAAAAATTTAAAAACGATTGTAAAAAAATATGCAAAAATAAACGAGTTAAATTTAAATCAATTAAAATTAAGGAGATTTTAAGCGAGGGAGATTTAAAAAGAATTTTAAAAAGCATTAAAGCTTAA
- a CDS encoding archaemetzincin family Zn-dependent metalloprotease → MKFKLLIELTGVGSVDEDFLIKLSDKLKLKFNAEIKLRETIALPEEAYNSFRKQYYSTKILYYLLSCLSSINIDKILGVTNVDLYVPRLNFVFGEALCPGKVAIISLFRINPKLYGEEDEGKLLERAVKEAVHELGHTFGLTHCKNVNCVMFFSNSLLDTDRKTENFCLNCKKKLEGI, encoded by the coding sequence ATGAAGTTTAAATTATTAATTGAATTGACTGGTGTAGGAAGCGTTGATGAAGATTTTTTAATTAAGCTTTCTGATAAGCTTAAATTGAAATTTAATGCTGAAATAAAATTAAGAGAGACAATAGCGCTTCCTGAAGAAGCTTATAACTCTTTTAGAAAGCAATATTACTCAACAAAAATCCTTTATTATCTATTAAGTTGCTTATCTTCAATTAATATTGATAAAATTTTAGGAGTAACAAATGTGGATCTTTATGTTCCAAGGTTAAATTTTGTCTTTGGAGAGGCTTTATGTCCTGGAAAGGTTGCTATTATAAGCCTTTTTAGAATTAACCCTAAACTTTATGGTGAAGAAGATGAAGGAAAACTTTTAGAAAGAGCTGTTAAAGAAGCTGTACATGAACTGGGGCATACATTTGGTTTAACTCACTGCAAAAATGTAAATTGCGTAATGTTTTTTTCAAATAGTTTACTAGATACGGATAGAAAAACAGAGAACTTTTGTTTAAATTGTAAAAAGAAGCTTGAGGGAATATAG
- a CDS encoding MBL fold metallo-hydrolase produces the protein MKIRFLGACNEVGRSAIAIYDGVKYVLLDYGVIMNHEVGFPMHISTRELDAIILSHAHLDHSGLIPLFYLGGELPLYGVEPTFQLTNVLIKDFLHLSGYYLPYEYVDLQNMLGKRVSMRLDERFRVGNAEFNLINAGHIPGSCQILMELNGKKLLYTGDFNTIPSRLLDPGKQVYKDINALIIESTYADEEHPDREKLEEEFVKSVREIIHEGGTVLVPAFGVGRSQEVLMILTAHRFEYPVFIDGMAIEVTRIFMDYRESLKEPKLFEKAVKKAEWIESWKARRKAVKTPSVIISPAGMLKGGAAAFYSEILAKSDKNAIFLVSYQVPGSPGRLLLEKRKLPIKGKLRRVEAKVEKFDFSSHVGRKELEEFLSKLDSKTKVFAVHGAEGNCTKLASWANKELGLNAMAPNPGEIYEV, from the coding sequence TTGAAAATTAGGTTTTTAGGAGCTTGCAATGAAGTTGGTAGGTCAGCTATAGCGATTTATGATGGCGTTAAATATGTTTTACTTGATTATGGTGTAATAATGAATCATGAAGTTGGTTTTCCTATGCATATTTCAACTAGAGAATTAGATGCTATAATACTTTCTCATGCGCATTTAGATCACAGCGGATTAATACCATTATTTTATTTAGGTGGTGAGCTCCCCCTTTACGGTGTTGAACCAACATTTCAATTAACAAATGTTTTAATAAAAGATTTCCTTCATTTAAGCGGTTACTATTTACCTTATGAATATGTAGATCTTCAAAATATGCTTGGAAAAAGAGTTTCAATGAGGCTTGATGAAAGATTTCGTGTTGGTAATGCTGAGTTTAATTTAATTAATGCAGGACACATTCCAGGAAGTTGTCAAATTCTAATGGAACTTAATGGAAAAAAACTTTTATATACTGGAGATTTTAATACTATTCCATCAAGGCTTTTAGATCCAGGTAAACAGGTATATAAAGATATAAATGCATTAATAATTGAGTCAACTTACGCTGATGAAGAGCATCCAGATAGAGAGAAGCTTGAAGAAGAGTTTGTTAAAAGTGTAAGAGAAATAATTCATGAAGGCGGAACAGTCTTAGTTCCAGCTTTTGGAGTGGGAAGATCGCAAGAAGTTCTTATGATATTAACAGCTCATAGATTTGAATATCCAGTTTTCATTGATGGGATGGCTATTGAAGTGACTAGAATATTTATGGATTACCGTGAAAGCTTAAAAGAGCCTAAACTATTTGAGAAAGCTGTAAAGAAAGCTGAGTGGATTGAAAGCTGGAAAGCACGAAGAAAAGCTGTTAAAACTCCTTCAGTAATTATATCTCCAGCAGGAATGTTGAAGGGGGGAGCTGCAGCATTCTACAGCGAGATTTTAGCTAAAAGCGATAAAAACGCTATTTTTTTAGTTAGCTATCAGGTGCCGGGGTCGCCTGGAAGATTACTTCTAGAAAAAAGAAAACTTCCAATTAAAGGTAAATTAAGGAGGGTGGAAGCTAAAGTTGAAAAGTTTGATTTCTCTTCTCATGTTGGAAGAAAAGAGCTTGAAGAATTTTTATCTAAACTTGATTCTAAAACAAAAGTTTTTGCAGTGCATGGCGCTGAAGGAAATTGCACTAAACTAGCTTCATGGGCCAATAAAGAATTAGGGTTAAACGCTATGGCTCCAAATCCAGGGGAAATATATGAAGTTTAA